From Streptomyces sp. NBC_00775, one genomic window encodes:
- a CDS encoding D-arabinono-1,4-lactone oxidase, giving the protein MSTTVSGKSGTWRNWAGNVTARPVREVAPASVEELSAAVRKAADDGLKVKAVGTGHSFTAAAATDGVLIRPQLLTGIRKIDREAGTVTVEAGTPLKRLNMALAREGLSLTNMGDIMEQTVSGATSTGTHGTGRDSASIAAQIKGLELVTADGSLLTCSEKENPEVFAAARIGIGALGIVTAITFSVEPTFLLTAREEPMTFDKVTADFDELFTENEHFEFYWFPHTGNCNTKRNNRSAGPEKPIGQIGGWIEDEFLSNGVFQVANLVGRAVPAAIPTIAKISSRALSARTYTDIPYKVFTSPRRVRFVEMEYAVPREALVETLRELKAMVDRSTLRVSFPVEVRTAPADDITLSTASGRESAYIAVHMFRGTPYQAYFTAAERIFTAHEGRPHWGKVHTRDAEYFSKVYPRFGEFTALRDRLDPDRRFGNDYLRRVLGS; this is encoded by the coding sequence ATGAGCACCACAGTGAGCGGGAAGAGCGGCACGTGGCGTAACTGGGCGGGGAACGTCACCGCCCGTCCCGTACGGGAGGTCGCCCCCGCTTCGGTCGAAGAGCTCTCCGCGGCCGTACGGAAGGCCGCCGACGACGGCCTGAAGGTGAAGGCCGTCGGCACCGGGCACTCCTTCACGGCCGCCGCCGCGACCGACGGTGTATTGATCCGCCCTCAACTGTTGACCGGCATCCGCAAGATTGACCGTGAGGCCGGCACCGTCACTGTTGAGGCGGGCACCCCGCTCAAGCGTCTCAATATGGCTCTCGCGCGCGAGGGACTGTCGCTCACGAACATGGGCGACATCATGGAGCAGACGGTTTCGGGTGCGACCAGCACCGGAACGCACGGCACGGGGCGCGACTCGGCCTCGATCGCCGCGCAGATCAAGGGACTTGAGCTGGTCACCGCGGACGGCTCGCTGCTCACCTGCTCCGAGAAGGAGAATCCCGAGGTCTTCGCGGCGGCCCGGATCGGAATCGGCGCCCTGGGGATCGTCACCGCGATCACCTTCTCCGTAGAGCCCACTTTTCTGCTCACGGCCCGCGAGGAGCCGATGACCTTCGACAAGGTCACCGCCGACTTCGACGAACTCTTCACCGAGAACGAGCACTTCGAGTTCTACTGGTTCCCGCACACCGGCAACTGCAACACCAAGCGCAACAACCGCAGCGCCGGCCCCGAGAAGCCCATCGGGCAGATCGGCGGCTGGATCGAGGACGAGTTCCTCTCCAACGGCGTCTTCCAGGTGGCCAATCTGGTCGGCCGCGCCGTGCCCGCCGCCATCCCGACGATCGCGAAGATCTCCAGCCGCGCGCTGTCCGCCCGGACCTACACCGACATTCCCTACAAAGTCTTCACTTCTCCGCGCCGGGTGCGCTTCGTGGAGATGGAGTACGCCGTCCCGCGCGAAGCCCTGGTCGAGACGCTGCGTGAACTGAAGGCCATGGTCGACCGCTCGACCCTGCGGGTCAGCTTCCCCGTCGAGGTGCGCACGGCCCCCGCGGACGACATCACCCTCTCCACCGCGTCCGGGCGGGAGAGCGCCTACATCGCCGTTCACATGTTCAGGGGCACCCCCTATCAGGCGTATTTCACCGCCGCCGAACGGATCTTCACCGCGCACGAGGGTCGGCCGCACTGGGGCAAGGTGCACACGCGCGACGCGGAGTACTTCTCCAAGGTCTATCCGCGCTTCGGCGAGTTCACGGCGCTGAGGGATCGGCTTGACCCGGATCGGCGCTTTGGGAATGACTACTTGCGGAGGGTTCTGGGGTCGTAG
- a CDS encoding alkaline phosphatase family protein yields the protein MALPTWDHPEPLAVDSAPVPEYGAGSLADLLPTLAAGMAVPGMTAAIPELTEADRNCVFLIDGLGWEQLKAHPDEAPFMTSLLASSRGGTGRPITAGYPATTATSLASVGTGLPPGAHGLPGYTARNPRTGELMNQLRWNPWTDPRAWQPYPTVFQLAHEAGVHTAQVSSPTFQNTPLTKIALSGGTFHGRLSGEERMDLAAEQLAAGDRSLVYTYYAEVDGKGHRFGVDSDPWRGQLMYVDRLVQRLAEQLPPRTALYVTADHGMIDIPFDEQHRIDFDEDWELRAGVALLGGEGRARHVYAVPGAEADVLTCWREVLGEQFWVASRDEAIAAGWFGPQVDERVYARIGDVVAAARDDVLIIATEREPKESAMVGNHGSMTPVEQLVPLLQVRS from the coding sequence ATGGCGCTGCCCACCTGGGACCACCCGGAACCGCTCGCCGTCGACTCGGCGCCCGTCCCCGAGTACGGCGCCGGATCGCTGGCCGACCTGCTGCCCACGCTCGCCGCGGGCATGGCCGTGCCCGGCATGACCGCCGCCATACCCGAGCTGACCGAGGCCGACCGGAACTGCGTCTTCCTGATAGACGGTCTCGGCTGGGAGCAGCTGAAGGCGCACCCCGACGAGGCCCCCTTCATGACGTCGCTCCTGGCGTCCTCCCGAGGCGGCACGGGCCGTCCGATCACCGCGGGTTACCCCGCGACCACCGCGACCTCCCTCGCCTCGGTCGGCACGGGCCTGCCGCCCGGCGCGCACGGCCTGCCCGGCTACACCGCGCGCAACCCCCGGACCGGCGAGCTGATGAACCAGCTCCGCTGGAACCCGTGGACGGACCCGCGCGCCTGGCAGCCGTACCCCACGGTCTTCCAGCTCGCTCATGAAGCGGGCGTGCACACCGCTCAGGTCTCGTCCCCGACCTTCCAGAACACCCCGCTGACGAAGATCGCCCTCAGCGGCGGAACGTTCCACGGACGCCTGTCGGGCGAGGAGCGCATGGACCTCGCGGCCGAACAACTGGCCGCCGGGGACCGCTCGTTGGTCTACACGTACTACGCCGAGGTGGACGGCAAGGGCCACCGCTTCGGCGTCGACTCGGACCCCTGGCGCGGCCAGCTCATGTACGTCGACCGCCTGGTCCAGCGCCTCGCGGAGCAGCTGCCGCCGCGTACCGCCCTGTACGTCACCGCCGACCACGGCATGATCGACATCCCCTTCGACGAGCAGCACCGCATCGACTTCGACGAGGACTGGGAGCTGCGCGCCGGCGTCGCCCTGCTCGGCGGCGAGGGCCGTGCCCGGCACGTCTACGCGGTGCCGGGCGCCGAGGCGGACGTCCTGACCTGCTGGCGCGAGGTGCTCGGCGAGCAGTTCTGGGTGGCCTCGCGGGACGAGGCGATCGCGGCGGGCTGGTTCGGCCCCCAGGTCGACGAACGGGTGTACGCCCGGATCGGCGACGTCGTGGCGGCGGCCCGCGACGACGTCCTGATCATCGCGACGGAGCGAGAGCCCAAGGAGTCGGCGATGGTCGGCAACCACGGCTCGATGACCCCCGTCGAGCAACTCGTGCCCCTCCTGCAAGTACGCTCCTGA
- a CDS encoding DUF5998 family protein, with protein MAKTSTTTQGLRAAIERSGYYPALVAEAVEAAIGGEAIRSYLVHQETTFDANEVRRHVTVLVLTGNRFIVSHTDEQNADTTSPTPYATTSTESVKLGRISSVVVSRVVANPESYTPGTLPREVVLTIGWGAVSRIDLEPAACGDPNCEADHGYTGNSTADDLSLRVSEAGDGPETVRQALAFAQSLSEATADVAR; from the coding sequence ATGGCCAAGACCAGTACGACGACCCAGGGGCTGCGAGCGGCGATCGAGCGCAGCGGCTACTACCCGGCCCTCGTGGCCGAGGCGGTGGAGGCCGCGATCGGCGGCGAGGCCATCCGGTCGTACCTGGTCCACCAGGAGACCACGTTCGACGCGAACGAGGTGCGGCGGCACGTCACCGTGCTCGTCCTCACCGGCAACCGCTTCATCGTGAGCCACACCGACGAGCAGAACGCGGACACCACGTCGCCGACGCCGTACGCCACGACGTCCACCGAGTCGGTGAAGCTCGGCCGTATCTCGTCGGTCGTCGTCAGCCGTGTCGTCGCGAACCCCGAGTCGTACACGCCGGGCACACTGCCCCGCGAGGTCGTCCTGACCATCGGCTGGGGCGCCGTCTCCCGCATCGACCTGGAGCCCGCCGCCTGCGGCGACCCCAACTGCGAGGCGGACCACGGCTACACGGGCAACTCGACGGCGGACGACCTCAGCCTGCGCGTCAGCGAGGCCGGGGACGGCCCGGAGACGGTCCGCCAGGCCCTCGCCTTCGCGCAGTCCCTCTCCGAGGCGACCGCGGACGTCGCCCGCTGA
- a CDS encoding thymidine kinase — protein MPELVFFSGTMDCGKSTLALQIEHNRSARGLQGMIFTRDDRAGEGKLSSRLGLVTDAVEVADDQDLYAYLVDHLSQGGRADYVIADEAQFLAPAQIDQLARVVDDLGVDVFAFGITTDFRSKLFPGSQRLVELADRVEVLQVEALCWCGARATHNARTIGGEMVVEGAQVVVGDVNQSEDIGYEVLCRRHHRRRMTAATARAGALSPDVLPIASA, from the coding sequence ATGCCCGAGCTGGTGTTCTTCTCCGGAACGATGGACTGCGGGAAGTCGACGCTGGCTCTCCAGATCGAGCACAACCGCTCGGCCCGGGGCCTGCAGGGCATGATCTTCACGCGCGACGACCGCGCGGGCGAGGGCAAGCTCTCCTCACGCCTGGGCCTGGTCACGGACGCGGTCGAGGTGGCGGACGACCAGGACCTGTACGCGTACCTCGTCGACCACCTCTCCCAGGGCGGCCGGGCGGACTACGTGATCGCGGACGAGGCCCAGTTCCTGGCCCCCGCGCAGATCGACCAACTGGCCCGCGTGGTGGACGACCTGGGCGTCGACGTCTTCGCCTTCGGCATCACCACCGACTTCCGCTCCAAGCTCTTCCCCGGCTCCCAGCGCCTGGTGGAGCTGGCCGACCGGGTCGAGGTCCTCCAGGTCGAGGCCCTGTGCTGGTGCGGCGCCCGCGCCACCCACAACGCCCGCACGATAGGCGGCGAGATGGTCGTCGAGGGCGCCCAGGTCGTCGTAGGCGATGTCAATCAGTCGGAGGACATCGGCTACGAGGTCCTGTGCCGCCGGCACCACCGCCGCCGGATGACGGCCGCGACGGCTCGCGCGGGTGCCCTGTCGCCGGACGTGCTGCCGATCGCCTCGGCCTGA
- a CDS encoding VOC family protein → MTEARGSAGLNGTTHARHAPGTPCWVSLMVHGMAATQEFYGALFDWEFQPGPQQLGPYVRALLDGHEVAGIGQLPPDRHLPVAWTPYLASDDVDLTAETVRHSGGTVGVGPLDAAEAGRLAIASDPTGAVFGIWQAAAHTGTGITGVPGTPAWNELVTRDTESVVKFYQGVFGYEQEPVVSADFDYVTLYVAGRPVAGIHGVGHGLPRDRGPHWMTYFEAADVDEAVDRVTELGGHILKPAHDSPYGRVATVADPEGAMFSLIHSTR, encoded by the coding sequence ATGACCGAGGCACGGGGGTCGGCCGGCCTGAACGGCACAACGCACGCTCGGCACGCACCCGGCACACCCTGCTGGGTGAGTCTGATGGTGCACGGGATGGCCGCGACCCAGGAGTTCTACGGAGCATTGTTCGACTGGGAGTTCCAGCCGGGACCGCAGCAGCTCGGCCCCTATGTGCGGGCCCTCCTGGACGGTCACGAGGTGGCGGGGATCGGGCAGCTGCCGCCCGACCGGCATCTGCCCGTCGCCTGGACGCCGTATCTCGCCTCGGACGACGTGGATCTGACCGCCGAGACGGTGCGGCACAGCGGCGGCACCGTGGGCGTCGGTCCTCTCGATGCCGCCGAGGCCGGGCGCCTGGCGATCGCGTCGGACCCGACGGGTGCCGTCTTCGGCATCTGGCAGGCGGCGGCCCACACGGGCACGGGGATCACCGGCGTGCCGGGCACCCCCGCCTGGAACGAGCTCGTGACCCGCGACACCGAGAGCGTCGTCAAGTTCTACCAGGGGGTCTTCGGCTACGAGCAGGAGCCGGTCGTCTCGGCCGACTTCGACTACGTGACCCTGTACGTCGCGGGTCGCCCGGTGGCCGGCATCCACGGCGTCGGACACGGTCTGCCCCGCGACCGCGGCCCGCACTGGATGACGTACTTCGAGGCCGCGGACGTGGACGAGGCCGTCGACCGCGTCACCGAGCTCGGCGGACACATCCTCAAGCCCGCCCACGACTCGCCGTACGGGCGGGTGGCGACGGTGGCGGATCCGGAGGGCGCGATGTTCTCGCTGATCCACTCGACCCGGTGA
- a CDS encoding ferrochelatase: MPDVLDATPYDALLLLSFGGPEGPDDVVPFLENVTRGRGIPKERLKEVGQHYFLFGGVSPINGQNRALLDALRKDFADHGLDLPVYWGNRNWAPYLTDTLRELVADGRRRVLVLATSAYASYSGCRQYREDLAGALATLEAEGLRLPKIDKLRHYFNHPGFVEPMIEGVLKSLADLPEDVRAGAHLAFTTHSIPNAAADTSGPVEDHGDGGAYVRQHLDVARLIADAVREETGIEHPWQLVYQSRSGAPHIPWLEPDICDHLEELHGAGVPAVVMAPIGFVSDHMEVLYDLDTEATAKAEELGLPVRRSATVGADPRFAAAIRELVLERAATESGRQVTPCALGALGPSADLCPVGCCPARAPKPAAAGADSPYA; this comes from the coding sequence ATGCCAGACGTGCTCGATGCCACCCCCTACGACGCCCTGCTCCTGCTCTCGTTCGGCGGCCCGGAAGGCCCGGACGACGTGGTCCCGTTCCTGGAGAACGTGACGCGGGGGAGAGGCATCCCCAAGGAACGGCTCAAGGAAGTGGGTCAGCACTACTTCCTGTTCGGCGGGGTCAGCCCCATCAACGGCCAGAACCGCGCCCTGCTCGACGCCCTCCGCAAGGACTTCGCCGACCACGGCCTGGACCTGCCCGTCTACTGGGGCAACCGCAACTGGGCGCCCTACCTGACCGACACCCTGCGCGAGCTGGTCGCCGACGGCCGCCGCCGCGTCCTCGTCCTCGCCACCAGCGCGTACGCCTCGTACTCGGGCTGCCGCCAGTACCGCGAGGACCTCGCCGGCGCCCTGGCGACCCTGGAGGCCGAGGGCCTGCGGCTGCCGAAGATCGACAAACTGCGCCACTACTTCAACCACCCCGGCTTCGTGGAGCCCATGATCGAGGGCGTCCTGAAGTCCCTCGCCGACCTCCCCGAGGACGTACGCGCGGGCGCGCATCTCGCCTTCACGACGCACTCCATCCCGAACGCCGCGGCGGACACCTCCGGCCCGGTCGAGGACCACGGAGACGGCGGCGCGTACGTCAGGCAGCACCTGGACGTCGCCAGGCTGATCGCCGACGCGGTGCGCGAGGAGACAGGGATCGAGCACCCCTGGCAGCTCGTCTACCAGTCGCGCTCGGGAGCCCCGCACATCCCGTGGCTGGAGCCCGACATCTGCGACCACCTGGAGGAGCTGCACGGCGCCGGGGTCCCGGCCGTCGTGATGGCCCCCATCGGGTTCGTCTCGGACCACATGGAGGTCCTGTACGACCTCGACACGGAGGCGACGGCCAAGGCCGAGGAGCTGGGTCTGCCGGTGCGCCGCTCGGCCACCGTGGGCGCCGACCCCCGGTTCGCCGCGGCGATCCGTGAACTCGTCCTGGAGCGCGCCGCGACGGAGAGCGGCCGACAGGTGACACCCTGCGCCCTGGGGGCGCTCGGCCCGAGCGCGGACCTGTGCCCGGTGGGCTGCTGCCCCGCCCGCGCCCCGAAGCCCGCCGCCGCGGGCGCCGACAGCCCGTACGCATGA
- a CDS encoding sulfurtransferase — translation MNAIISASELASDLAGPTPPVLLDVRWQLGGPNLRAEYEKAHIPGAVFVDLDSELAGPAGAGGRHPLPDPEVFGAAMRAAGVSADRDVVVYDGGQGWAAARAWWLLGYTGHPSVRVLDGGFAAWSGPVSSEVPTPAPGSFVPAPGARPLLDADGAAALARTGLLLDARAGERYRGEVEPIDPVGGHIPGAVSAPTTENVTADGQFLTADELADRFKSLGATGTSEVGVYCGSGVSGAHEVLALAVAGIPAALYAGSWSEWSQDGSRPVAVGPDPQ, via the coding sequence ATGAACGCCATCATCTCCGCATCCGAACTCGCGAGCGACCTGGCGGGTCCGACCCCTCCGGTCCTCCTCGACGTCCGCTGGCAGCTGGGTGGTCCGAACCTGCGCGCCGAGTACGAGAAGGCGCACATTCCTGGGGCCGTTTTCGTTGATTTGGATTCCGAACTTGCTGGTCCGGCCGGTGCGGGGGGTCGGCATCCGCTGCCCGACCCGGAGGTCTTCGGTGCGGCGATGCGGGCCGCGGGCGTGTCGGCGGACCGCGATGTCGTCGTGTACGACGGGGGTCAGGGCTGGGCCGCCGCGCGCGCCTGGTGGCTGCTGGGCTATACGGGTCATCCGTCGGTACGCGTGCTTGACGGCGGGTTCGCCGCATGGAGCGGGCCGGTGTCCTCGGAGGTCCCCACGCCCGCCCCCGGGAGCTTCGTGCCGGCGCCGGGTGCCCGGCCGCTGCTCGACGCGGACGGGGCGGCGGCGCTCGCCCGCACCGGGCTGCTCCTCGACGCACGGGCCGGTGAGCGGTACCGGGGCGAGGTCGAGCCGATCGACCCGGTCGGCGGGCACATCCCCGGGGCGGTCTCCGCGCCGACCACGGAGAACGTCACCGCCGACGGGCAGTTCCTGACCGCCGACGAACTGGCCGACCGCTTCAAGTCCCTCGGTGCGACCGGCACTTCCGAGGTCGGCGTCTACTGCGGTTCGGGTGTCTCCGGCGCCCACGAGGTGCTCGCCCTCGCCGTCGCCGGCATCCCCGCCGCCCTGTACGCGGGCTCCTGGTCGGAGTGGTCCCAGGACGGTAGCCGCCCGGTCGCGGTGGGGCCGGATCCGCAGTAA
- the sepH gene encoding septation protein SepH produces MTSAGTTREVPMPELRVVAVSNDGTRLVLKAADSTEYTLPIDERLRAAVRGDRPRLGQIEIEVESHLRPRDIQARIRAGASAEEVAQLAGIPVDRVRRFEGPVLAERAFMAERARKTPVRRPGENAGPQLGEAVQERLLIRGADKDTVQWDSWRRDDGTWEVLLVYVVAGEPHSASWTYDPPRRLVQAVDDEARSLIGESDDLAAPEPSFPFVPRIARLPRDRPLDRALDRQMERPSIPAPSPEPIEESERDSLTSLLEAVPSFRGDMVVPERPSTTEHPAAEEPAPEPETEEPPAPAASAGAGSAYADVLMPRSVGAHRDRLVGATDRQAEADGVRPGRRAAVPSWDEIVFGTRRKKQD; encoded by the coding sequence GTGACGTCGGCAGGCACCACCCGGGAGGTCCCCATGCCCGAACTGCGTGTCGTGGCCGTCTCTAACGACGGCACACGGCTGGTGCTGAAGGCTGCGGACAGCACGGAATACACGCTTCCGATTGACGAGCGTCTGCGCGCCGCCGTACGCGGCGACCGTCCCCGCCTCGGCCAGATCGAGATCGAGGTGGAGAGCCATCTCCGCCCCCGAGACATCCAGGCACGTATACGTGCCGGTGCCTCCGCGGAGGAAGTCGCCCAGCTCGCAGGGATTCCCGTCGATCGCGTACGCCGCTTCGAGGGCCCCGTGCTCGCCGAGCGCGCCTTCATGGCCGAGCGCGCCAGGAAGACTCCCGTCCGCCGCCCCGGTGAGAACGCCGGACCCCAGCTCGGTGAGGCCGTCCAGGAGCGGCTGCTGATCCGGGGCGCCGACAAGGACACCGTCCAGTGGGACTCGTGGCGCCGCGACGACGGCACCTGGGAAGTCCTGCTGGTCTACGTGGTCGCGGGCGAGCCGCACTCGGCGAGCTGGACGTACGACCCGCCACGGCGGCTCGTCCAGGCCGTCGACGACGAGGCACGTTCGCTGATCGGCGAGTCCGACGACCTCGCGGCGCCCGAGCCGAGCTTCCCGTTCGTGCCGCGGATCGCACGGCTGCCGCGCGACCGTCCGCTCGATCGCGCCCTGGACCGGCAGATGGAGCGGCCGAGCATTCCGGCGCCGTCCCCGGAGCCGATCGAGGAGTCCGAACGGGACTCGCTCACCAGCCTCCTGGAGGCGGTGCCCAGCTTCCGGGGCGACATGGTGGTGCCCGAGCGGCCCTCCACCACGGAGCACCCCGCGGCGGAGGAGCCCGCCCCCGAGCCCGAGACGGAGGAGCCCCCGGCTCCCGCCGCCTCGGCCGGTGCCGGTTCCGCCTACGCGGACGTCCTCATGCCCCGCTCCGTCGGCGCGCACCGCGACCGTCTCGTCGGCGCGACGGACCGCCAGGCCGAGGCCGACGGCGTCCGCCCGGGCCGCAGAGCGGCGGTCCCGAGCTGGGACGAGATCGTCTTCGGCACGCGGCGGAAGAAGCAGGACTAG
- a CDS encoding MFS transporter gives MPSPYRALFAAPGSKGFSAAGFLGRMPLSMMGIGVVTMISQLTGRYGLAGALSATMALAAAVMGPQVSRLVDQYGQRRVLRPVTLFALAAAAGLLLAAHFDQPDWVLFVCSAGIGCVPSIGAMIRARWAALYRDTPQLHTAYSFESVVDEICFIFGPIISIGLSTVWFPEAGPLLAACFLAAGVFWLTSQRATEPVPHPREQHTGGSALRAAGLQVLVATFVATGAIFGAVDVVTVAFAEEQGNKGAASVVLALYAAGSCVAGAVFGLLHFKGAPERRWLLGICAMAVSMIPLLLVGNLPFLAVALFVAGLSIAPTMITTMSLIEQHVPRAKLTEGMTWVSTGLAVGVALGSSVAGWVIDAAGAKAGYGVPAVSGAVAVAVGFLGYRRLSRPVPQREGTHEHHSEREERHVA, from the coding sequence GTGCCCAGCCCCTACCGCGCCCTGTTCGCAGCCCCCGGCTCCAAGGGCTTCTCCGCCGCGGGCTTCCTCGGCCGGATGCCTCTGTCGATGATGGGCATCGGCGTGGTCACGATGATCTCCCAGCTCACCGGACGGTACGGGCTCGCGGGCGCGCTGTCGGCGACCATGGCGCTGGCGGCCGCCGTGATGGGCCCTCAGGTCTCGCGGCTGGTGGACCAGTACGGGCAGCGGCGGGTACTGCGCCCCGTGACACTGTTCGCGCTCGCCGCTGCCGCCGGGCTGCTGCTCGCCGCGCACTTCGACCAGCCGGACTGGGTGCTGTTCGTCTGCTCGGCCGGCATCGGCTGTGTCCCGAGCATCGGCGCGATGATCCGGGCCCGCTGGGCGGCCCTCTACCGGGACACCCCGCAACTGCACACCGCGTACTCCTTCGAGTCCGTGGTCGACGAGATCTGCTTCATCTTCGGGCCGATCATCTCCATCGGCCTGTCCACGGTGTGGTTCCCGGAGGCCGGGCCGCTGCTCGCCGCCTGCTTCCTCGCCGCCGGAGTCTTCTGGCTGACCTCCCAGCGCGCCACCGAGCCCGTGCCGCATCCGCGTGAGCAGCACACCGGCGGTTCGGCGCTGCGCGCGGCCGGACTCCAGGTGCTGGTGGCCACGTTCGTGGCGACCGGGGCGATCTTCGGAGCCGTCGACGTGGTCACCGTGGCCTTCGCCGAGGAGCAGGGCAACAAGGGCGCCGCGAGCGTCGTCCTCGCGCTCTACGCCGCGGGCTCCTGCGTCGCGGGAGCGGTGTTCGGACTGCTGCACTTCAAGGGGGCGCCCGAACGCCGGTGGCTGCTGGGCATATGCGCGATGGCCGTGAGTATGATCCCCCTCCTACTGGTCGGAAACTTGCCGTTTCTGGCCGTGGCGCTGTTCGTTGCGGGTCTCTCCATCGCTCCCACGATGATCACGACGATGTCCCTCATCGAACAGCACGTACCACGCGCGAAACTGACCGAGGGCATGACCTGGGTGAGCACCGGGCTCGCGGTCGGGGTCGCGCTCGGTTCCTCCGTGGCCGGCTGGGTGATCGACGCCGCCGGTGCGAAGGCCGGGTACGGGGTTCCGGCGGTCTCCGGAGCCGTCGCGGTCGCGGTCGGTTTCCTCGGATATCGCCGGCTGAGCAGGCCGGTTCCGCAGCGGGAGGGGACCCATGAGCACCACAGTGAGCGGGAAGAGCGGCACGTGGCGTAA